DNA from Leptospira bandrabouensis:
CTGTAAATATACCAAAAAAACGAGATAAGGTAGTGGTATCAATTTTAGATGCGGCACTGGCTCCGAATATACTTCCTAATATAAAACCTACACTAATAAAAGCTGCGGCAAATACATTAGTTTCCCCTCTCGTGTAATAGATATAAGCTGCAACAATTCCAATCGGTGGAACCATCGCGGCAAGGGTTGTGCCTTGTGCCATTTTTTGGTTAAAATCAAAAAAATATACTAACGCAGGGACAAGTAGAATTCCCCCACCAATCCCAACTAACCCCCCAAGAAGACCTGCTCCAACACCTAACAATAAAAAGAGAATCCCAATATTCATAATACCTTCCCGCAGGCACGGTTTGCTGGCACTGCTTCATGAATTTTTTTTGGCTCAGGCAAGTTCAAGTTGTCCATAATCTCTATAAACTCTAAAAGAGATTTTCCGGCAATCCTTGGATTCCACTTTTTCTCTTCACCAATTGTAGTAGATAAAAAACCTTTGTAGTCATGCCCAGGTAACACAATTGTAGCATCTGGTAATGAAAAAAGTTTTTCAGTTATCGATTTGTATAGTGATTCTGCATTTCCACCTTGGAAATCGGTGCGACCACATCCTCTTACAAAAAGTGCATCTCCTGTAAAAAGGTATTTACCATTTAATAGGAGCGAAATGGAACAAGGAGTATGACCTGGTGTATGGATGACTTGGAATTTTAAGTTCCCAACAGTAAATACATCACCATCTTTCAGAAACTTAGAGGCACAATTTGCACCAGAATGTTCTGATGCGTAAGATTCACAATGTGTTATATCTCTTAACTCTCCTGCTGAAGTGATATGGTCTGCATGCATATGTGTATCAACAGTTAAGGAAAGTGTAAACCCGAGTTCTTTTAAATAATTTAAGTCTCTATCGATCCGTTCCAATACAGGATCAATTAATACGGACTGTTTTGATTCTAAGTCCAACAAAAGATAGGTCCATGTGCCGGATTCTAAGTCATAGAGTGGGCGAATTTCAATTTTATCTTTCTCGTCTGTAATCATAAAGAAGCGATCTCCTGTATTTTAGAATCCATTTGTTTCCAGTGACCGTCAGAAACGAATGATTTTTTTCGGGGTTAGAATTGACTTTAATACCATACCCCCTATGGTATATAGTTCGGTTGACGAAATATCTGGCAAGTAAAAAATTGGAAAAAAGGAGAAAGTATGAAATCTTTCCTGGTTTTAGGAATTGTAATTGGGTTCCTCTTTATATTCGTAAAAAAAATCCAATCAAAAGGAGACAAAGATATGGTTAAACAGTGGATAAAGGAAGGTGCAATCGTGATTGACGTTCGAACTAAATCGGAATACGCAGAAGGACATTTCTCAGGTGCCAAAAATATTCCGGTGGATGTACTTCCAGCCAATTTGAACCAATTAAAAGACAAACAAAGTAAAATTGTCGTATATTGTCGGTCTGGTGCGCGAAGTGAACGTGCAAGACAAATTTTACAAGCGAGTGGTTATTCCTCTGTCATCAACGCTGGTGGTCTAAGTGATATGCCTCAAGGTAATTAAACTACCAAAGGTATTTAAACTACACCGGTAGGGATGTTTGATTTATACCGGTGCAGTGAATAAAGATCTGATAACTTGTTTTGGTCTTCGTTCGAAAGTTCTAAAAACTCAGCTCCCATATGATACTTATGAAGACCAATTTCTTCTTTTCTGATGACTTTAATTTTTGCATTAATTTCTTGGTGCGATTCTGATTCACGAAGTTTCACATCGAAGGATTCGTTCAAAGTAATATCATCCTCTGTATCAAACGCAATTCCAGTAATAGAAATATTTTTTGAAATCGTTCTCAGAGTTTTGTCTGGTAATATAAAAAGTAGTTCCAGATTGGCATCGAAACGTAAACTACTTCGTTTTTCATCAGTATAAGCAACAATTTGGTTTTTACCTGAATACTTTGCGGTATAAAGAGCTCGGTCTGCAAGGTCATACATTTCTTCGCAGGTTTTTACTTTTTCTGGATAAGAAACGATTCCTCCACTGAGAGTCACCGATTTTCCGCTGAGTTTAATCGTCCGACAAGCATCCAAAAGTTTTTCGGAAGCAATCTTTGCCTGCTCTTCATTTGTCTGTGGGAAAATAATTGCAAATTCTTCACCACCAATTCTACAGGCAGTGTCTTCCATCCGCAAACAGGATGTAATTTGTTTCGCAACTTTTATTAAAATTTCATCACCCATCGTATGCCCATAGGTATCATTGATTTTTTTAAAATCATCAATGTCTATAATGAGGAGTGATAAGTTTTGGTTATATCTAGTTGATTGTTTAAATTCACGTACAAGTGCTTTTTCGAAATGTCTACGATTGTATAATCTAGTCAGTTCATCAACTAATATGAGTTTCTCGGTCTCAGAAAAAAGTTGTATTTCGATGATTTTTGGATTTTTTATTTTAGGATTGATGTTGGTGAAATAATCTACCAAGGCCACACTAAATCCTACGTCTCGTTTCATACATTGGGAAAGTTTAGTTTTATTTTCCAGAACTTCTTTCCAAATAGATACCGATTCAGTTTCAGAGATTTCAACCGAAGTGAGGACTTTTAAGATAGCGGAATAAATTTGTCCATCAGGAAGAGACTGGGTAGTAATTTCTTTGAACTTAGAAACCAGGACTTCAGGATGATTGGGATTTTCTTCTAAAATCCTCATCATGGTGTCTTCCAATCTTTCCCCAGGCATAGATTGATTGGATTTCAACATAACGATCCTGAGTGAATCAATTTATTTCCCACGATTACCCAAAATTCCAGAAAACCTGTCTCTTGTAAAGACAGGTTTTTGTTCCAAAACTCGGTTCAGTAAAAAGGGAAAACCCTTAGTTTGAAGTTAATTGTTTGGCCTGGGTGTGGATGGCGCTGATTTCTTCGTATAGGAGTTGGACTGAGTCGGCGAGTTTTTGTGTAGTTTCGTCGATTGTGCTGATGGCACGGTTGATTTCCTTACTACCCGTCATTTGTTCCTGGGCAATCACACCAATTTGTTCCGATAAGACATGTAATTCAGAAAAAGTGTCTCTGAGTTTAGCATTCAACTTTTCTTGTTCGGTGACATGACCTTCCAATCCCAAAATTTCACCTTCAATGCGAATTAACTCTTGGTTTTGGCTTTCTACTTGCGATTTCACTTCTTTGGAGTAACGAGTTCCCTCATTGATTTTTAGTCCTGCATCCTTCACAATTTTTGCAATGGTTCCTGCGTTTGATTGGGATCGTTCTGCAAGTTTTGCAACTTCTTGTGCAACTACTGCAAATCCGCGGCCATGTTCTCCAGCTCTTGCTGCTTCGATTGAAGCATTTAATGCTAGTAAGTTGGTCTGGTCTGCAATTTCTGACATCATTTGGTTGATCTCTTCCACTTTTGAAAAAGCTTGGTTGAGTTCTGAGTAAATTCCATTGAGTTCTTCAGAGGATGTTTTTACTTTTTTGCTAAAATCTGCAGATAAACTTACGTCTTTTGCAATTTGTGTGGTTTTTGTTTTTACACTAACACTGATATCCTGCAAAGATAAAAAGTTTTGATCAACAATTTTCACTCTCGCGACTTGGTCTTCTACTAAGTTTGCAGAACTAATAGCAGAGGATGAAAGTTCTTCAACCGAAGCTGAAATTTCTTCTACGGAAGCAGCTTGGTTTTGTGATTGGTTATGAAGTTCGTCCGACATCGATTGCAATGTTTCTACCGATGATGCAAGTGTATTTGCTGATTTTTCTAATTGGATTGATTTGTTAGAAATAAAATTTTGTTTTTCAAGGGTTTCTTTTAATTTAGTTTTTAAATCAGATTGCATTTCACGCATTAGCGCTACAACATAACGCAAACTAAAAATCACTCCGAAGTAAAAAATGATTTTTTGCACTTCTGTAGTGACTATGATATGATTTGCTCTTAACATATCTGGATAGGGTTTGGGAACGGTGGTAGCACCAAGGTTTAGTGATAAAAAAATTCCACCCAAATACAAAAAAGTAGATATTAAACCAATCGCTAAAACCAATTTTGTTTCGAATAGAAAACTAGAATAAATAGCAATGAATACAAAGATAATATAAAAAATCCCAGTGCTTATGGTATTACTTGCGTCTCCTTTGGTTGAGTTATTATAAATATCTAGATAGAAAAAACTTACGATAATGAGTAGATCGATAAAAATTATGATATTGGCCCACGTTTTTGTTATTTCTTTTCCCTTACGTAAATAACGTCCAGGTATGATTCCATTTAATAAAAAGATAAGGGAACCAATTAAATTGGGAATAAAACTTTTGGTGGCAAAGTTTGCGGCAACACCTAATAGAAAAACTGCACTCAGTCCGTACTTTGTGTACACAATGAGTGAAATTCCTTTGCGAAAGAGGGTTCTTTCAAATTGATTGATTTCGTTTGTTTCTACGGACATTTACTAGTCTCCTCATAAGGTAACCATTTTTCCGATCCAAGTCCTAATCGACTACCTGTCAGTTATACTGTTACGCGAACGATGTATTCTATGACGATTAAAAATCGATATTTATTTAAATACCGTAGTTGAACCGAATGTTTGTTTGTTTTTTATGAAGATTCTGAAATGACAGAGAGATTGAGTA
Protein-coding regions in this window:
- a CDS encoding sulfite exporter TauE/SafE family protein, whose product is MNIGILFLLLGVGAGLLGGLVGIGGGILLVPALVYFFDFNQKMAQGTTLAAMVPPIGIVAAYIYYTRGETNVFAAAFISVGFILGSIFGASAASKIDTTTLSRFFGIFTVIVGLKMIFFPK
- a CDS encoding MBL fold metallo-hydrolase, coding for MITDEKDKIEIRPLYDLESGTWTYLLLDLESKQSVLIDPVLERIDRDLNYLKELGFTLSLTVDTHMHADHITSAGELRDITHCESYASEHSGANCASKFLKDGDVFTVGNLKFQVIHTPGHTPCSISLLLNGKYLFTGDALFVRGCGRTDFQGGNAESLYKSITEKLFSLPDATIVLPGHDYKGFLSTTIGEEKKWNPRIAGKSLLEFIEIMDNLNLPEPKKIHEAVPANRACGKVL
- a CDS encoding rhodanese-like domain-containing protein, translated to MKSFLVLGIVIGFLFIFVKKIQSKGDKDMVKQWIKEGAIVIDVRTKSEYAEGHFSGAKNIPVDVLPANLNQLKDKQSKIVVYCRSGARSERARQILQASGYSSVINAGGLSDMPQGN
- a CDS encoding diguanylate cyclase, with the protein product MLKSNQSMPGERLEDTMMRILEENPNHPEVLVSKFKEITTQSLPDGQIYSAILKVLTSVEISETESVSIWKEVLENKTKLSQCMKRDVGFSVALVDYFTNINPKIKNPKIIEIQLFSETEKLILVDELTRLYNRRHFEKALVREFKQSTRYNQNLSLLIIDIDDFKKINDTYGHTMGDEILIKVAKQITSCLRMEDTACRIGGEEFAIIFPQTNEEQAKIASEKLLDACRTIKLSGKSVTLSGGIVSYPEKVKTCEEMYDLADRALYTAKYSGKNQIVAYTDEKRSSLRFDANLELLFILPDKTLRTISKNISITGIAFDTEDDITLNESFDVKLRESESHQEINAKIKVIRKEEIGLHKYHMGAEFLELSNEDQNKLSDLYSLHRYKSNIPTGVV
- a CDS encoding methyl-accepting chemotaxis protein, which produces MSVETNEINQFERTLFRKGISLIVYTKYGLSAVFLLGVAANFATKSFIPNLIGSLIFLLNGIIPGRYLRKGKEITKTWANIIIFIDLLIIVSFFYLDIYNNSTKGDASNTISTGIFYIIFVFIAIYSSFLFETKLVLAIGLISTFLYLGGIFLSLNLGATTVPKPYPDMLRANHIIVTTEVQKIIFYFGVIFSLRYVVALMREMQSDLKTKLKETLEKQNFISNKSIQLEKSANTLASSVETLQSMSDELHNQSQNQAASVEEISASVEELSSSAISSANLVEDQVARVKIVDQNFLSLQDISVSVKTKTTQIAKDVSLSADFSKKVKTSSEELNGIYSELNQAFSKVEEINQMMSEIADQTNLLALNASIEAARAGEHGRGFAVVAQEVAKLAERSQSNAGTIAKIVKDAGLKINEGTRYSKEVKSQVESQNQELIRIEGEILGLEGHVTEQEKLNAKLRDTFSELHVLSEQIGVIAQEQMTGSKEINRAISTIDETTQKLADSVQLLYEEISAIHTQAKQLTSN